ATGGTAGATCACGTAGTGGTGCTTGTAGCCGGAGTAGGTCGGGCTGGGCTTGTAGTAATAGGTTCGGTAGTAGTAGGACTTGCTGGAATGCTGTTTCCAGTTGCCGTAGTACTGCCGGGAGGCGTGAGCATCGCCGGCCGTGGCCGCCGAGAAGACACCGAACATTGAGCTGATCACCAAGACCAAAGAGAGAATTCTGGCACGGGTACCCATTTTCGAACTCCTGACAAAAGAAGATTTTTTCGAGTCTGCTGAGATCTCGAAAGGGCCATTTTCGTATGGCTCTGCCACCTTAACGGGTCTCTGTTCAGAATCTTCTCAAAAACCACTAGATTAAGTTTTGTTTATTAAAATGTGAGAGGCCTCCAGCTCTGGCTGGCAAAGGCGTACAGAGAATCCCTTAGGTCTCGATCCCTGGGAGGACAAATAGGAGATCTCACGAAATCGCCGAGCCCTTCGATGGCAGAACTCTCTTCCCCAGAACGCGGGCTCCTCCGAGTGCTACGGCTCCCTCCCAAAGGGCATCGATTCCAAAAAGTTTTTTTTCTGGGGAAGATTTTCGCGGCGTTCCCGTTTCAGAGGACGAGAGGGTGATAAAAACCCAAAAACAAAAATCCAATTCAGGAGTGAGTATCATGTTTCGAGTCCTCAAATTGAGCTGTGCGGCGGCCGTCTGCGTTCTGGGCCTGAGTGTGGGCAACTCGGCCAAAGCCGACGAATGTGGTTGCGGTTATGTGATGAAGAAGATCACAATCTGCGAACCGGTGGTCTGCTATGAAACCCGCCAGGTTCCCTACCAGGCCTGCATCACCCAGTACGATCACTGCGGCAAGGCTTACGAAACCCACGTTACCCGATACCGGGAAGTCCAGATAAAGGTCACCAAGGAACGACATGTGACCAAGTACGTCAAAGTGCCGACCCACTATTAATCCTCACGCTCTAAAAAACCCAAACGCGAAAGGCCGATGCAACGATGGCATCGGCCTTTCGCGTTTTTCTGTTCCCCAAAGTTTTCCCAAGTCTATCCCCAGAATGATTCATCTCAATGCGGTTCAAGATCGCGTAAATAATCCGTGGATCCAACCAACGCGGAGGCATCTATCAAACCGCCGCACTCCTTCTTGAAGACGATTGCCGATCGTGCAGAAGTGTATGCCCGATCCAACTAGTAATCGGATATTAATCCGTTTCTTCGCTTCCGTAAGCATCCGCAAACGCAAGGCAATTTCGTAGGATTTAGAGAGCGATTTGCCTGGTAAAAGCATCGGCTTTCTAGGAGGTGACCGAGAATCTCCGGGCGGTCAAATTCAAGGGCTCGCAACTTTTCAATTGTAGATCAGGCAGTTCAATGAATTGCTGGGGCCGTTCGAAATTAGCAGATCAAATAAAGATTTTGACAACTGGGCGATCACTTCAAATCAACGTTCCGTATTGTTCACACACTTACGCAGGCTTCATCTTCTGAGCCTCTTTATCCAGCACTGTGGAAACTCGATCAATGAGTTCATTGAGATTATTTTTCACGGTACTAAATTCTTCGGGCTTGCTTTCAAGACGCACTACCAGATCGTCTAACTTTCGTTCCCAATCGAAGCAGCGTTTCAAGAGATCGGCCTTCTTGGTCGCACTCATGCTCGCGGGAGGGTTCAATTGAAGCTTCGAGCATCCCATACGCAATTCATTAATGAGAGTCGCCAGAGCCAGCCGGTCCTCTGCGGGACGCACTAGGGCTTCCCTGAAAGCCGCCGCGGTCCATTGATAAACTCCCGCATCATCCAAGCCGCTAGGAGGTTCTTTGAGCAATCCCCAGGGAGCTATGGCCACTTCATTTTTCACTTGAGGGACAATCCCCAGACTCTCTCGAAGTTGAGGAATATTCACGAGTGCGATCAGCACTGCCGCAGCCGTTACAAAAGAAGATAAGGCAGCAAAGCCCCAACGCGAATGAGATTTGGCTCGGCGCGCGATTGGTATCTCGGCTTCCGAAACGAGGATAGCCTCCGATAGGGGCGACACTACCATTTGCTCGGCCGCTGAGGTCCCACTCTCCATAGGCAGGAAGGACTGGAACTTTTTCCAACTATTATGGGTGCTCGGACCGAGATCCATTTCCTTCTGCCAAAGCCGATCCCAATAGGGACCTCCTTCGAGGAACAGGAAATCGACCAGTTCGCGAAGTAAATAGGGATGTCGAAGCAGCCTTTTCAAATCTTTCTCGTTGAGCACTCCTAGCCCCCGTTTGGCCACCTTGGGCAACGCCTCGGCATAGCTATCCGTCAGCGAATATTTCCTCTCGATCGGTTTGTCGGCGTGAGACTTTTCTCGAAGAGCAGTTAATTCTTCGGCCAGTTGGTAGGTTTCCCCCCGCGCAAAAATCTCCTCTAACCAGGGAGCCAGTTGCGATTCTTCTTCAGGTATAGTCAGACTGATCAATTTCATGACCGTCCTCCCGTGGGGCGTTCCCCATGTGTGATTCCGCTTTTAGTCTCCATGCAGACTTTCAAGCGAGCCTTGATATGGTGCACCATTTTGTAGATAGTCTCCGCCGGTTTGCCGGCTTGCTCGGCGATAACGACCGGCTTTACTCCCTCGCTCCACTTGGAGATCACAACTCGCTCGGCCTCCGATAAACCATCCAGGCAATTTTTGAGATTTTCTCCATGTTCCGATACTTCCAGCACAGCGGATTCCGGCGATTCCATTTGCTGAATATTTTCGTCCGCTCGAATATGTTTATTTCGCGTCGCATCCTTGCGGATGAGATCGATCGCTTCCCGATAGGCCACTTTTTTCAACCAAGCCACGTTAATCTTTTCGACGGTTCCCGCCGAGCTCTGCATAAACGCCTTTTGCCAGACTAGTTGCATGATGTCTTCAATCGTTTCTTTTTGCAGTCTCAGGGATCGAAGATACCAGAAGAGACGGCCATGGTTTTCATCGTGAAACGCCTTGAACGTCTCCTGAGTGCAGGGGCTCAGAAGCGTTCGGCTCGGCGCATCGGGGTCGGCGTGGGGGATTGCAGTCATTCCGTTAAAGATTGACTTATCCCCTTCGCTTGGCAAGGGGTCGCAGTATTTAGACTGCAAAAAAACCAGCCCAAGGACTTCAACGGATCTGGGATCGATTTCTTCCTAAAAAAGTCGAGAATATTTTTATTAAATATTCTTTATGTATATTTGCATCGGAATTGAGAAATTACTACCTTGGTGAGAACTCGGATTTAGCAGGTAATCTTTGTGTGAAGCTTGTTACATTCCTTCTACTCCTCAGAACGAATCCGCCTAATCCGTTGTTGGGAAATTCCGGGAGATTACGGAAAATTTTCCGCTCCCGAATTTTCTTGACGCACATCGCCACATAACCGAAAACGGATAGGGAGATCCGGCCCTTGGTAAGTCAGATCCTTTTTTCGAACCATTTATCATTACCTGAGGAAGAAATCGGCGCTATTTCCGTTTAAGGGAATAGAAAGCAGAAATCTTGCAATCACATACGGGGACTAGCGATGAAGGTGTTTCTGATTTTTTCAGGTTTGTTGACCTCGGTCACCCTCGTATCGCCGATTCACGCCGACGAAAAAACCGATCTGGCGGCCCAGGCCTACGAGGTCATTGCCAAGCACTGCCTCCGCTGCCACAAGGGGCCGGGTTCGGAAGGAGGAATTGCGAATTTCGGCTCGATTGCCGATTTGCAGGCACCCCGGGGGAAGAAAGCGGCCCTTATCGTGGCTGGTAAGCCTGAAGAGTCCCGCCTTTACCAGCGTCTGGCGATCGATGGGGATATGCCGCCGGAAGAGGCGCTGCGAGCCACCGGTAAGCCCACCGAAGAAGAAAAAGCGATTCTGAAAAAATGGATTGAAGCTTCCGCTCCCCCCTTTACAAATTCCGCAAAGCAGCGAAATTTCATCACTCTGGCTGATGAGCTGACAGCGATTCGCGAAGCACTGCAAAAAGCCGATCGTGAAGACCGGCCTTACCTCCGCTTTTTTACTCTGACCCATCTTTACAACGACAAGACGATTCCCGATGCCAAATTGAAACTCATTCGAGCTGCCCTCTCGAAAGCCCTCAATAGTCTGAGTCTGAAGCCGACCATTGTTCTCCCCGTCGCAGTAAATAGTGCGGAAACGGTTTACGCGGTCGATATCCGACGACTCGATTGGGATACACGCCATCTCTGGAACCGGATCCTCGAATATTACCCCTACGGCCTACTCTACACCAAGTATCCCGATCCTACGATTCGTCGGCTCGCCGAAGATGTGGAAGACCTATCAAAGGCGCAGATACCGGTTTTACGAGCCGACTGGTTTGTCGCCACGGCCCTCCGTCCCCCGTTGTATCACCTCCTTCTGGATATACCGGAGAACGCCCTGAGACTGGAACAGCGTGTGGGCGTCAATGTTGCCGCCAACTTCGAGAGCGACAAATTGACTCGAGCCGGTTTTTCCCGCTCCGGGGTTTCTGCCCAGAACCGCCTGGTCGAACGGCACGACTCTAACCAAGGGGTTTACTGGAAGAGTTACGACTTCAAGCCGGAAACAGGGCGAGGTCGGTTGATTCGGTTTCCGCTGGGGCCATTGAATCTGTATCCGAAAGGGCGTCATCCGTTTGAAAATCAGGCTTTTTCCCACGATGGCGGGGAAATTATCTTCAGCCTTCCCAATAAACTCCATGCCTACATGCTCGTCGACGGTAAGAACAAGCGGATCGACGAAGGACCGATTTCCGTAGTCGGCGATTCCAAAAAAACGGCCGGAACCTCGGCCATCGTCAATGGAATTTCCTGCATGGCATGCCATACCAAGGGAATGATCGAACTGAAGGATTACGTTCGGGACAATGCCGCGGTTTTTGGCAGAGCCGATGAGAAAGTCCGGAAGCTCTATCTCGAGCCGAAAAAGATGGATGAGTTGATCAAGCAGGATCAGGAACAGTACCTTTCCTCGCTGGAAAAAGCGGTGGGCCCGTTCCTGAAGATTGGCCCCGATGCCAACAAGTCCATTTCGGACCTCTCCGAACCCTGCAGCTATGTGATCATGACCTATCGTTCGTCTTCCGATGCTTATCTCACTCTGGATCGCATCGCGAGCGAACTTTACCTGAAAAATGGTGAGGAACTGAAGGCAAAAGTCGGAGCCAGGAAGTTCAAGGAATTGGGGCTAGCGTCGATGCTGACACAACCCGACGCAGTGATCACCCGGCTCGAATGGGAGGCCGTGGACGGCTACTCTCTGATGCAGGAAATGGGCAAAGAACTGGGTGGTTTACCCATCGGGAAATAATCGAAAATTACCATCAACTGGAGATTTAACGATGTATCGTTTGATGATATTACTGCTCGTCGGGCTGCTTCATGCCGCTTCCGTACGAGCAGAAGAAATAAAGACCTTGCAGGCCATAGCGGCGGAACTGGCCACCGACGTAAAGGCCGTCTTGAACAAAGAAAACCAGCAAGCGGTTCGTATCGGACTGTTCAGCCCGCGCGGCTCGGCCCTAGGGGACGCGAACGCCGGACTGTCCATCTGTTCCGCTCTTGAAAAAGAACTGGGGACGCTCGCCAATCCCCAGGCGATCTACGAGATCTCGGGCTCTTTCTTGGCCGTGGAAAATCCGAGAGATCCCAAACTGACGCAGATTTCCGTGAAACCGGAATTAACCAACACCAAGACGGGCGAAACCGTGAAGGTCTTTCTGCCCAAGGATCTCTACATCGGTGGCAACACCGATATTGCTCGCATTCTGGGAGTCACGGGCAGAGTACCTTCCGAGAAGGAAGGTACTCAGGTGAGCTACGGCGAACGCAACAAGAATATTCAGGAACTGCACAAGCAGCCGAGAACCTTCGTTCATGGGCCGGACCACTCGCTGATTTCCTCCTGCCCGGAAAGCCTCTACGATGTTCAGATTTTGGTCGGCCGCACACCCGGCAAAGTAGCTCCTCGATCGGCAACGCTCGTGGCCGGGAAAGCTTTTGTCGATATCGCGAAGTCCGAGTTCTATCAGGTTCGCGTAATCAATCGCTCCAACAAGGAAGTCGCCGTCGCCATGGCAATCGACGGCGTGGATGAGTTTACTTTCAGCGATGTTAAAAAACCGGACGGCCGTCCGAAGTATTCGCACTGGATCATCGAACCCAAAGGTCAACCCAATGCGGAGGTGACTATTAAAGGTTGGCATAAGGATCTGAATACGCTGCTTTCCTTTGTCGTCACAGATCTGGGCAAAGGTGCCGCGAGCCGGTTTCCGACAAAAACTTTTGGGAAAGTGGGTACTATCTCGCTGGCGTTCTCGACTACTTTTGATGCTCAATCCTCGCGCGGCGGAGTCGAGACCGGCTTCGGTCCCCCCATCGAAGTCAAGCAGAAAGAAGTGCATCGGAAGATCGATACAGCTCCACACGAATTTCTAACCATCCGATATCAGAGATAGTTTTTCTGGCGAGTCGGAAAGTGATTCGACTCGCTATCCGCTCTCTTGTCTGTTACCATTTCATTTCCAGTTCTAATTTCCCAGAGTCCACATATGCGTTCCATTCTTTTTTTCTCTGCACTGATAGCCGTCCTGGGGGCTGTCTCCGCCCTCTTTTCTCAGAGTACTGCCACCAAGAAGTATGCCGTGCTGGTGGGGATCAACGATTTTCGAGCGAAGGAAACGTTGGTGTTCGACAACGCTGAGCCCAAACCCGGCCAGGAAGTGGAGTTGGAGATTGCAAACGGCGTGAAGATGAAGTTTTGTTGGATCCCTCCCGGGAAGGCGACGTTGGGTTCGCCGGAGAGTGAGAAAGATCGCTCCGAAGATGAGAAAGAGCACGAGTATACGAGCCAGGGGTATTGGTTAGCAAAGCATCCGGTGACGCAGGAGGAGTGGACGGCGGTGATGGGAACGACGCCGTTTTGGTTTCATAAAGAGGGAGATGGCAAGGATAAAGTTCGTGGTTTGGAAACGGGTCGTTTTCCTGCGGAGCAGGTGTCGTGGGATAATGCGCAGGAGTTTATCAAGAAGTTGAATGGGAAGTTGGGATCTGGTTCGTTGCAGAAGCTGTTTGGCACGGGGATGAAACTAAGTTTGCCGCATGAGGACGAGTGGGAGTATGCATGTCGTGGTGGGTTAGGAAACAAGCGTGTGTATTATTGGGGGGATAGTTTGAATGGGGACAAGGCGAATTGCAATGGGGAATATCCTTATGGGACGGAAGCCAAAGGTGAGAACTTGAAGCGAACATCGCGAGTAGGCATGTATGAGAGTAAGGCTCCTCATCCTTGGGGATTGTGCGATATGAGTGGTAATGTTTTTCAGTGGTGCGAGAATAAGTTCGACGCCACGGGCTCGGTCCGGGATGTCCGCGGCGGGAGTTGGATCAGCAACGCCGGGTACTGCCGGTCAGCGTACCGGAACGGGGGCGATCCGACGGACCGGTCCAACATCCTGGGCTTCCGCCTCGCAGTTGCAAATCGGTGAACCAGTCGAGTGAGGCTAATCGCGTACAGTGGCCGAGTACGATGTCTCGAAAAAGATCCTCGCTTGACCCAAGAGATTTGCTAGGCCCAATGTGAACCGTCTTGAGTCAGGTTTTGAGTGCCTAGATTGTTCGAACAGGATGCTGGAGAACGACCTCGGCTCATTCGGATTTTACTGAAATAAAAACGCGAGAAGCCGATGCGACCACTGCATCGGCTTCTCGCGTGTAGGGAAGATCGGTCGACTGAAATTAATAGTGAGTCGGCACTTTGATGTACTTTGTCACATGGCGTTCCTTCGTGACCTTCACCTGAATCTCCCGATATCGGGTCACATGGGTTTCGTAGGCCTTGCCGCAGTGATCGTACTGCGTGATGCAAGCCTGGTAAGGAACCTGACGGGTTTCATAGCAAATCACCGGTTCGCAAACCGTGATCTTTTTCAGCACGTAACCGCAGCCGCATTCGTCGGCTTTAGCCGAGCTTCCGAAAGACATTCCCAGAACGCAGACGGCCGCCGCACAGCTCAATTTGAGGACTCGAAACATGATACTCACTCCTGAATTGGATTTTTGTTTTTGGGTTTTTATCACCCTCTCGTCCTCTGAAACGGGACCGCCGCGAAAATCTTCCCCAGAAAAAAAACTTTTTGGAATCGATGCCCTTTGGGAGGGAGCCGTAGCACTCGGAGGAGCCCACGTTCTGGGGAAGAGAGTTCTGCCATCGAGTGGCTCGGCGATTTCGTGAGATCTCCTATTTGTCCTCCCAGGGATCGAGACCTAAGGGATTCTCTGTACGCCTTTGCCAGCCAGAGCTGGAGGCCTCTCACATTTTAATAAACAAAACTTAATCTAGTGGTTTTTGAGAAGATTCTGAACAGAGACCCGTTAAGGTGGCAGAGCCATACGAAAATGGCCCTTTCGAGATCTCAGCAGACTCGAAAAAATCTTCTTTTGTCAGGAGTTCGAAAATGGGTACCCGTGCCAGAATTCTCTCTTTGGTCTTGGTGATCAGCTCAATGTTCGGTGTCTTCTCGGCGGCCACGGCCGGCGATGCTCACGCC
The genomic region above belongs to Telmatocola sphagniphila and contains:
- a CDS encoding sigma-70 family RNA polymerase sigma factor gives rise to the protein MTAIPHADPDAPSRTLLSPCTQETFKAFHDENHGRLFWYLRSLRLQKETIEDIMQLVWQKAFMQSSAGTVEKINVAWLKKVAYREAIDLIRKDATRNKHIRADENIQQMESPESAVLEVSEHGENLKNCLDGLSEAERVVISKWSEGVKPVVIAEQAGKPAETIYKMVHHIKARLKVCMETKSGITHGERPTGGRS
- a CDS encoding c-type cytochrome domain-containing protein, which translates into the protein MKVFLIFSGLLTSVTLVSPIHADEKTDLAAQAYEVIAKHCLRCHKGPGSEGGIANFGSIADLQAPRGKKAALIVAGKPEESRLYQRLAIDGDMPPEEALRATGKPTEEEKAILKKWIEASAPPFTNSAKQRNFITLADELTAIREALQKADREDRPYLRFFTLTHLYNDKTIPDAKLKLIRAALSKALNSLSLKPTIVLPVAVNSAETVYAVDIRRLDWDTRHLWNRILEYYPYGLLYTKYPDPTIRRLAEDVEDLSKAQIPVLRADWFVATALRPPLYHLLLDIPENALRLEQRVGVNVAANFESDKLTRAGFSRSGVSAQNRLVERHDSNQGVYWKSYDFKPETGRGRLIRFPLGPLNLYPKGRHPFENQAFSHDGGEIIFSLPNKLHAYMLVDGKNKRIDEGPISVVGDSKKTAGTSAIVNGISCMACHTKGMIELKDYVRDNAAVFGRADEKVRKLYLEPKKMDELIKQDQEQYLSSLEKAVGPFLKIGPDANKSISDLSEPCSYVIMTYRSSSDAYLTLDRIASELYLKNGEELKAKVGARKFKELGLASMLTQPDAVITRLEWEAVDGYSLMQEMGKELGGLPIGK
- a CDS encoding formylglycine-generating enzyme family protein, with protein sequence MRSILFFSALIAVLGAVSALFSQSTATKKYAVLVGINDFRAKETLVFDNAEPKPGQEVELEIANGVKMKFCWIPPGKATLGSPESEKDRSEDEKEHEYTSQGYWLAKHPVTQEEWTAVMGTTPFWFHKEGDGKDKVRGLETGRFPAEQVSWDNAQEFIKKLNGKLGSGSLQKLFGTGMKLSLPHEDEWEYACRGGLGNKRVYYWGDSLNGDKANCNGEYPYGTEAKGENLKRTSRVGMYESKAPHPWGLCDMSGNVFQWCENKFDATGSVRDVRGGSWISNAGYCRSAYRNGGDPTDRSNILGFRLAVANR